From the genome of Streptomyces sp. NBC_00659, one region includes:
- a CDS encoding DUF2127 domain-containing protein, with product MKIDWDRRTCARKGHITYAPDDPRLRVRLHAETALGEVWRCLRCGDFALGAPHGGGPAAEAPLVPRGKVLRDLFVLRFLAIERAVRGVFIVLVAAAVWKFSNSQDAVRRLFDEYLDVLRPVFRHFHYDLDHSPVVGTIQKTFGYKHSTLLLVAVLLLAYALIELVEAFGLWYAKRWAEYLTVVATAAFLPLEIYELTEHISWLKIATLVMNILAVLYIALTKRLFGLRGGHKAFEAERQSASLLEVEESAGVMV from the coding sequence ATGAAGATCGACTGGGACCGGCGTACCTGTGCGCGCAAGGGGCACATCACCTACGCGCCGGACGACCCGCGTCTGCGGGTGCGGCTGCACGCCGAGACCGCGCTCGGCGAGGTCTGGCGGTGTCTGCGCTGCGGCGACTTCGCGCTCGGCGCCCCGCACGGCGGCGGACCGGCCGCGGAGGCGCCCCTGGTCCCGCGCGGCAAGGTGCTCCGCGACCTGTTCGTCCTGCGCTTCCTGGCCATCGAGCGGGCCGTGCGCGGGGTGTTCATCGTGCTGGTCGCGGCCGCCGTGTGGAAGTTCAGCAACAGCCAGGACGCGGTGCGCCGGCTTTTCGACGAGTACCTCGACGTCCTCAGGCCGGTCTTCCGGCACTTCCACTACGACCTCGACCACTCGCCCGTCGTCGGCACCATCCAGAAGACCTTCGGCTACAAGCACTCCACGCTGCTGCTGGTCGCGGTCCTGCTGCTGGCGTACGCGCTGATCGAGCTCGTCGAGGCGTTCGGGCTCTGGTACGCCAAGCGCTGGGCGGAGTACCTCACGGTCGTCGCCACCGCCGCCTTCCTCCCGCTGGAGATCTACGAACTCACCGAGCACATCAGCTGGTTGAAGATCGCGACGCTGGTCATGAACATCCTCGCCGTCCTCTACATCGCCCTCACCAAACGGCTGTTCGGCCTGCGCGGCGGACACAAGGCGTTCGAGGCGGAGCGGCAGAGTGCGTCGCTGCTGGAGGTGGAGGAGTCCGCCGGGGTCATGGTCTGA
- a CDS encoding aldo/keto reductase: protein MRYRTLGGLRVSAVGLGTMPLSIEGRPDEARALATVHAALDAGVTLLDTADSYHLPGDEPGHNERLVARALATYGGDRADVLVATKGGRGRPADGSWTVNGSPRHLKAAAEASLKRLGLEAIGLYQLHKPDPAVPFEDSVGALRDLLDAGTIRLAGISNTTAGQIRRAHAILGDRLVCVQNQYSPAVRDSEPELRLCAELGLAFLPWSPLGGISRSSLDGPAGPAGPSGDGTADGSGARFGAFHAVAREHGVSPQQVCLAWLSRRSPTVIPIPGASRPRTARDSAGAADLVLSTEDLARLGP from the coding sequence ATGCGCTACCGCACCCTGGGCGGACTCCGGGTGAGCGCCGTGGGGCTCGGCACGATGCCGCTGTCCATCGAGGGGCGGCCGGACGAGGCGCGGGCCCTGGCAACGGTGCACGCGGCCCTCGACGCGGGCGTCACGCTCCTCGACACGGCGGACTCGTATCACCTGCCCGGCGACGAACCCGGCCACAACGAACGGCTCGTGGCCCGAGCCCTGGCGACGTACGGCGGCGACCGGGCGGACGTCCTGGTGGCCACGAAGGGCGGACGGGGCAGACCTGCCGACGGCTCCTGGACGGTGAACGGCTCCCCGCGCCATCTCAAGGCGGCGGCCGAGGCCTCTCTGAAGAGGCTGGGCCTGGAGGCGATCGGCCTCTACCAGCTCCACAAGCCCGACCCCGCCGTCCCGTTCGAGGACTCGGTGGGCGCCCTGCGCGACCTGCTCGACGCGGGCACGATCCGGCTGGCCGGCATCTCCAACACCACCGCGGGCCAGATCCGCCGGGCCCACGCGATCCTCGGCGACCGGCTGGTCTGCGTGCAGAACCAGTACTCCCCCGCGGTGCGCGACAGCGAGCCCGAACTGCGCCTCTGCGCCGAGCTGGGGCTCGCCTTCCTGCCCTGGAGCCCGCTGGGCGGCATCTCCCGCAGTTCCCTGGACGGTCCCGCCGGTCCCGCCGGTCCGTCCGGCGACGGGACCGCCGACGGTTCGGGGGCGCGGTTCGGGGCCTTCCACGCGGTGGCCCGGGAGCACGGCGTGAGCCCTCAGCAGGTCTGTCTCGCCTGGCTCTCGCGACGGTCCCCCACGGTGATCCCGATCCCCGGCGCCAGTCGCCCGCGGACCGCCCGGGACTCCGCGGGGGCCGCGGACCTGGTCCTGAGCACGGAGGACCTGGCCCGCCTCGGCCCATGA
- a CDS encoding NAD-dependent epimerase/dehydratase family protein, translated as MGHGCAETGEGDVREICVIGGNRYFGKRLIARLTAAGDRVTVINRGSSAPPAGTVHLVADRDDEKALEESLGSRVFDVVVDQVCYTPRQAEIARRVFAGRTHRYVMTSTVEVYEYEDTAEPVAEDAVDPREVAVDLSLPWDDREFLDAHYGEGKRQAEAVFAAGPAFPYVAVRVAHVLGGDDDFTGRLEHYADRIRTGGTIVVPAVNRPATYIHVEEIADFLFWTVGEDFTGPVNAASDGALTTRELCEAIGAHLPDGRTVLEAVEVGEVSPFSFRRSYGMDNTRAARLGFSFGDARAWLPRAVAETLGKDD; from the coding sequence ATGGGGCACGGGTGCGCGGAAACAGGGGAGGGCGACGTGCGGGAGATCTGCGTCATCGGCGGAAACCGGTATTTCGGAAAACGTCTCATAGCCCGGCTGACGGCGGCGGGAGACCGGGTCACCGTCATCAACCGCGGGTCGTCCGCGCCGCCCGCCGGGACGGTGCATCTGGTCGCCGACCGCGACGACGAGAAGGCCCTGGAGGAGTCGCTGGGCTCTCGGGTCTTCGACGTCGTCGTCGACCAGGTCTGCTACACACCGCGGCAGGCCGAGATCGCCCGCCGGGTCTTCGCGGGGCGCACACACCGGTACGTGATGACGTCCACCGTCGAGGTGTACGAGTACGAGGACACGGCGGAGCCGGTCGCCGAGGACGCCGTGGACCCGCGTGAGGTCGCCGTCGACCTCTCCCTTCCCTGGGACGACAGGGAGTTCCTCGACGCCCACTACGGCGAGGGCAAGCGGCAGGCCGAGGCGGTTTTCGCGGCCGGTCCGGCCTTCCCGTACGTGGCCGTGCGCGTCGCCCATGTGCTGGGCGGGGACGACGACTTCACCGGACGGCTGGAGCACTACGCCGACCGTATCCGCACCGGCGGGACGATCGTCGTGCCCGCCGTGAACCGTCCGGCGACCTACATCCACGTCGAGGAGATCGCCGACTTCCTGTTCTGGACGGTGGGCGAGGACTTCACCGGCCCGGTCAACGCCGCCTCCGACGGAGCGCTGACCACGCGGGAGCTGTGCGAGGCGATCGGCGCGCACCTCCCGGACGGCCGGACGGTGCTGGAGGCCGTCGAGGTGGGCGAGGTCTCCCCCTTCTCCTTCCGCCGTTCCTACGGCATGGACAACACGCGGGCCGCCCGGCTCGGTTTTTCCTTCGGCGACGCGCGGGCCTGGCTGCCGCGCGCGGTGGCCGAGACGCTCGGAAAGGACGACTGA
- a CDS encoding Lrp/AsnC family transcriptional regulator, which produces MGDPAVAPKETRHPRVVSGETVVGFDALDRQILELLQSEGRIKLSELGRRVRLSPAAVAERVRRLEATGAITGYGAQVSASRLGYGIQAFIRVDPHGGYTLRHPRTLELLARPEVTEAHHVVGEDCWILKVAVEDTIHLEDVLEQTSALGRTTTSIVLSSPVDRKPLLPRTSR; this is translated from the coding sequence ATGGGAGATCCGGCTGTCGCACCGAAGGAAACACGGCATCCGCGCGTTGTCTCCGGCGAAACGGTGGTGGGCTTCGACGCGCTCGACCGGCAGATTCTGGAACTGCTCCAGAGCGAGGGCCGCATCAAGCTCAGCGAGCTGGGCCGCCGCGTCCGGCTGAGCCCGGCCGCGGTCGCGGAGCGGGTGCGCCGGCTGGAGGCGACCGGGGCGATCACCGGATACGGCGCCCAGGTGTCGGCGTCCCGCCTCGGCTACGGCATCCAGGCCTTCATCCGCGTCGATCCGCACGGCGGCTACACCCTCAGGCATCCCCGGACGCTGGAACTGCTGGCCCGGCCCGAGGTCACCGAGGCCCACCACGTCGTCGGCGAGGACTGCTGGATCCTCAAGGTCGCCGTCGAGGACACGATCCACCTGGAGGACGTCCTGGAACAGACCTCCGCGCTCGGGCGGACGACGACCTCGATCGTGCTGTCGTCCCCGGTGGACCGCAAACCCCTGCTCCCGCGTACCTCACGCTGA
- a CDS encoding MerR family transcriptional regulator produces the protein MRIGELAARAGTTTRTLRYYESRGLLPATRGENGYRTYDEHDLRLLRQIRTLQDFGFDLEETRPFVECLRAGHPEGDSCPASLDVYRRKLGELDALIDELRSVRAQVGEQLARAERARDELAADAEVPGGPEPVCELGGRTR, from the coding sequence ATGCGAATCGGCGAGCTGGCCGCACGGGCCGGGACGACCACGCGGACCCTGCGCTACTACGAGTCGCGGGGGCTGCTGCCCGCGACTCGGGGCGAGAACGGGTACCGGACGTACGACGAGCACGATCTGCGGCTGCTCCGCCAGATCAGGACCCTTCAGGACTTCGGGTTCGACCTGGAGGAGACACGGCCGTTCGTGGAGTGTCTGCGGGCCGGGCACCCCGAGGGCGACTCGTGCCCGGCGTCGTTGGACGTCTACCGGCGCAAGCTCGGCGAGCTCGACGCGCTGATCGACGAGCTGAGGTCGGTGCGCGCGCAGGTCGGCGAGCAGCTCGCGCGGGCGGAGCGGGCCCGTGACGAATTGGCGGCCGACGCGGAGGTTCCGGGCGGTCCGGAACCCGTATGCGAACTGGGAGGGCGGACGCGATGA
- a CDS encoding thioredoxin family protein encodes MAEVTDADFGAEVIGSDLPVLVEFTADWCPPCRQMGPVLSELAFEEGDRFKVVQLDVDTNPETTLAYGVLSMPTFMVFRGGEPVKSMVGARAKRRLLQELADVL; translated from the coding sequence GTGGCCGAGGTGACGGACGCGGACTTCGGGGCGGAGGTGATCGGCTCGGATCTGCCCGTGCTGGTGGAGTTCACGGCCGACTGGTGTCCGCCGTGCCGGCAGATGGGGCCGGTGCTCAGCGAGCTGGCCTTCGAGGAGGGCGACCGGTTCAAGGTGGTCCAGCTCGACGTCGACACCAATCCGGAGACGACGCTGGCGTACGGCGTGCTGTCGATGCCGACGTTCATGGTTTTCCGGGGCGGTGAGCCCGTGAAGTCGATGGTGGGGGCCCGGGCCAAGCGACGGCTTCTCCAGGAGCTGGCCGACGTGCTCTGA
- a CDS encoding HelD family protein, whose amino-acid sequence MRAGAELSNKGSHTEFPDDELRSEQEFIDGLYARVDALRGVTEASVGDALAQGNTPMQARLERDVLVAERSGLLAALNAVDGSLCFGRIDLAPVESPGEGAPPAGVTHHIGRIGIRADDIERTPILIDWRAPVARPFYLATGHTPMGLRRRRHIGTAGRHVTDLHDEILDLGDRERTGHEDPTGDAVLLAALNSARTGRMSDIVQTIQAEQDRIIRAPHRGIMVVEGGPGTGKTAVALHRAAYLLYEHRELLAKRAVLIVGPNPAFLGYIGEVLPSLGETGVLLSTVGELFPGVHATAADTPEAAAVKGRAGMADVLAGVVLDRQALPDPVIAIEHDRDVLMLDAGLVQVARERARAVGLPHNVAREHFEGHILNTLTDMLAERIGTDPFDGSNLLDPSDITQIRDELAENPEVWSAVDQLWPRLTPQRLVADFLADPYGHVPDEDAAAIHRPLTRPVDWTAGDVPLLDEAAELLGEDDRVARALADQERRTQIAYAQGVLDVSYASRTYEFEDKDEEDSEILSAHNIIDAERMAERHEEDDHRSAAERAAADRTWAFGHIIVDEAQELSPMAWRLLMRRSPTRSMTLVGDPAQTAEAAGVGSWDEILSPYVEDRWEHTRLGVNYRTPSEIMDVAAGVVRAERPGFEPPRSVRSTGVRPWAREAGDDLPGAVAKAVAELTPAEGRLAVIAPRALHAALAGRLDGVTAGQEPDLTCTVVLLDPRQAKGLEFDSVLVVEPASYGTSDLYVALTRATQTLGVLYTGELPASLRGTGLE is encoded by the coding sequence ATCCGGGCGGGAGCGGAATTGTCAAACAAGGGATCTCACACAGAATTCCCCGACGATGAACTGCGAAGTGAGCAGGAATTCATCGACGGGTTGTACGCGCGTGTCGACGCCCTGCGCGGTGTCACCGAGGCCTCCGTCGGGGACGCGCTCGCCCAGGGCAACACGCCCATGCAGGCCCGGCTCGAACGGGACGTCCTGGTCGCCGAACGCTCGGGACTGCTGGCCGCGCTGAACGCCGTGGACGGTTCGCTCTGCTTCGGCCGCATCGACCTGGCCCCGGTGGAGTCCCCCGGGGAAGGGGCGCCCCCCGCCGGCGTCACCCATCACATCGGCCGCATCGGCATCCGCGCCGACGACATCGAGCGCACGCCGATCCTCATCGACTGGCGGGCCCCGGTCGCCCGCCCCTTCTACCTGGCCACCGGGCACACCCCGATGGGCCTGCGCCGCCGCCGGCACATCGGCACCGCGGGCCGGCACGTCACCGACCTGCACGACGAGATCCTCGACCTCGGCGACCGGGAACGCACCGGCCACGAGGACCCGACCGGTGACGCCGTGCTGCTCGCCGCGCTCAACTCGGCCCGCACCGGCCGGATGAGCGACATCGTGCAGACCATCCAGGCCGAGCAGGACCGGATCATCCGCGCGCCGCACCGGGGCATCATGGTCGTCGAGGGCGGCCCCGGCACCGGCAAGACCGCCGTGGCCCTGCACCGCGCCGCGTATCTGCTGTACGAACACCGGGAACTGCTCGCCAAACGGGCCGTCCTGATCGTCGGCCCGAACCCGGCCTTCCTCGGCTACATCGGCGAGGTGCTGCCCTCGCTCGGCGAGACCGGAGTGCTGCTCTCGACCGTCGGCGAACTCTTCCCCGGCGTCCACGCGACCGCCGCGGACACACCGGAGGCGGCCGCCGTGAAGGGCCGCGCCGGGATGGCCGACGTCCTCGCCGGAGTCGTCCTCGACCGCCAGGCCCTGCCCGACCCCGTGATCGCCATCGAGCACGACCGGGACGTCCTCATGCTCGACGCGGGCCTCGTCCAGGTCGCCCGGGAACGCGCCCGCGCGGTCGGCCTGCCCCACAACGTGGCCCGCGAGCACTTCGAGGGCCACATCCTCAACACGCTCACCGACATGCTCGCCGAACGCATCGGCACGGACCCCTTCGACGGCTCCAACCTCCTCGACCCGAGCGACATCACCCAGATCCGCGACGAACTCGCCGAGAACCCGGAGGTCTGGTCGGCCGTCGATCAGCTGTGGCCGAGACTGACCCCGCAGCGCCTGGTGGCCGACTTCCTGGCCGACCCGTACGGCCATGTCCCGGACGAGGACGCGGCGGCGATCCACCGCCCGCTGACCCGCCCCGTCGACTGGACCGCCGGGGACGTCCCCCTCCTCGACGAGGCCGCCGAACTCCTCGGCGAGGACGACCGGGTCGCACGGGCGCTGGCCGACCAGGAACGCCGTACCCAGATCGCCTACGCGCAGGGCGTGCTGGACGTCTCCTACGCCTCGCGGACCTACGAGTTCGAGGACAAGGACGAGGAGGACTCCGAGATCCTGTCCGCGCACAACATCATCGACGCCGAGCGGATGGCGGAACGGCACGAGGAGGACGACCACCGCAGCGCCGCGGAGCGGGCAGCCGCCGACCGGACGTGGGCCTTCGGCCACATCATCGTGGACGAGGCGCAGGAACTGTCGCCGATGGCGTGGCGGCTGCTGATGCGCCGCAGCCCCACGCGGTCGATGACACTCGTCGGCGATCCCGCGCAGACCGCGGAGGCGGCGGGGGTCGGATCGTGGGACGAGATCCTCTCCCCGTACGTGGAGGACCGCTGGGAGCACACCCGGCTCGGCGTCAACTACCGCACCCCGTCCGAGATCATGGACGTCGCCGCCGGTGTGGTGCGGGCCGAACGCCCCGGTTTCGAGCCGCCGCGCTCCGTCCGGTCCACCGGGGTACGGCCCTGGGCGCGCGAGGCCGGGGACGACCTGCCCGGCGCGGTCGCCAAGGCCGTCGCCGAGCTGACCCCGGCCGAGGGCCGGCTCGCGGTGATCGCGCCGCGGGCCCTGCACGCCGCGCTCGCCGGCCGGCTGGACGGGGTGACGGCGGGCCAGGAGCCCGACCTCACCTGCACGGTCGTGCTTCTCGACCCCCGGCAGGCCAAGGGGCTGGAGTTCGACTCCGTCCTGGTGGTCGAACCCGCGTCGTACGGGACGAGCGACCTGTACGTGGCACTGACCCGGGCCACCCAGACGCTGGGCGTGCTGTACACCGGCGAACTGCCCGCGTCGCTGCGCGGCACCGGCCTGGAGTGA
- the glgB gene encoding 1,4-alpha-glucan branching enzyme: MTPRPRPDDTPKKTSAKRTSAKKPAPEDKKPAELPTAGRTTDETPADERVADERATDEKAVGVQDPAGPVPAGSGDPAGATRPTGTGAGVGPADRQRLLDGTHHDPHGVLGAHPVPDGVAFRAFRPYALGVTVVTDELRAELRDDGDGFFSGLLPLRTVPDAYRLLVAYEGTVLETEDAYRFLPALGELDLHLLGEGRHEELWRALGAEPMDHQGVAGTRFTVWAPNARGVRLAGGFNFWDGTGHPMRSLGSSGVWELFVPAIGEGELYKFDIARPDGSRTLRADPMARRTEAPPATSSVVHASHHEWHDAEWMARRADRPVHEAPFSVYEVHLPSWRPGLTYRQLADQLPAYVTDLGFTHVELMPVAEHPFGGSWGYQVTGFYAPTARLGTPDDFKYLVDALHRAGVGVLMDWVPAHFPRDEWALAEFDGRPLYEHADPLRADHPDWGTLEFDYGRREVRNFLVANATYWCEEFHIDGLRVDAVASMLYLDYSREPGQWVPNEHGGRENLDAVAFLQEMNATVYRRNPGVVTVAEESTAWDGVTRATHHTGPGGFGGLGFGLKWNMGWMHDSLDYVSHDPVHRKYHHDEMTFSMVYAYSENYVLPISHDEVVHGKRSLVSKMPGDWWQQRANLRAYLAFMWAHPGKQLLFMGQEFAQGAEWSEAHGPDWWLLDPAYGAEPDHRGVRDLVRDLNARYRGEPALWERDTDPSGFAWITGDSADDNVFAFLRHAADGTPLLAVSHFSPAVRHGYRLGVPEDIPAWHEILNTDTARYGGGDITNPDPVKPESTPWHGRAASIRLTLPPLATVWLRPA; encoded by the coding sequence GTGACGCCCCGCCCCCGGCCCGACGACACTCCGAAGAAGACCAGCGCGAAGAGGACCAGCGCGAAGAAACCGGCGCCCGAGGACAAGAAGCCCGCCGAGCTGCCGACGGCCGGGAGGACGACGGACGAGACGCCGGCCGACGAGAGGGTTGCCGACGAGAGGGCGACGGACGAAAAGGCGGTCGGGGTCCAGGACCCGGCCGGTCCCGTCCCGGCCGGGAGCGGTGACCCCGCCGGCGCGACGCGTCCCACCGGAACCGGAGCCGGAGTCGGCCCGGCGGACCGTCAGCGGCTGCTCGACGGCACGCACCACGACCCGCACGGAGTGCTGGGTGCCCATCCGGTGCCCGACGGCGTCGCGTTCCGGGCCTTTCGCCCGTACGCGCTCGGGGTCACCGTCGTCACGGACGAACTGCGCGCGGAACTGCGCGACGACGGGGACGGCTTCTTCTCGGGACTGCTGCCGCTGCGCACGGTCCCGGACGCGTACCGGCTGCTCGTGGCCTACGAGGGGACGGTGCTGGAGACCGAGGACGCGTACCGGTTCCTGCCGGCGCTCGGCGAGCTGGACCTGCATCTGCTCGGTGAGGGCCGGCACGAGGAGCTGTGGCGGGCGCTCGGCGCCGAGCCGATGGATCATCAGGGTGTCGCCGGAACGCGGTTCACGGTGTGGGCCCCGAACGCGCGTGGTGTGCGGCTGGCCGGCGGCTTCAACTTCTGGGACGGCACGGGACATCCGATGCGGTCGCTGGGCTCGTCCGGGGTGTGGGAGCTGTTCGTTCCGGCGATCGGCGAGGGCGAGCTGTACAAGTTCGACATCGCCCGCCCGGACGGCTCGCGCACCCTGCGCGCGGACCCGATGGCCCGCCGCACCGAGGCACCGCCCGCCACGTCGTCGGTCGTCCACGCGTCCCACCACGAGTGGCACGACGCGGAGTGGATGGCGAGGCGGGCCGACCGGCCGGTCCACGAGGCGCCGTTCTCGGTGTACGAGGTGCATCTGCCGTCCTGGCGACCGGGTCTGACCTATCGTCAGCTCGCCGATCAGCTCCCCGCCTACGTCACGGACCTCGGCTTCACGCATGTCGAGCTGATGCCCGTCGCCGAGCATCCCTTCGGCGGTTCCTGGGGCTACCAGGTCACCGGGTTCTACGCGCCCACCGCGCGCCTGGGCACCCCCGACGACTTCAAGTACCTCGTCGACGCCCTGCACCGCGCCGGTGTCGGCGTCCTCATGGACTGGGTCCCCGCCCACTTCCCGCGCGACGAATGGGCCCTCGCCGAGTTCGACGGCCGCCCGCTCTACGAGCACGCCGACCCGCTCCGGGCGGACCATCCCGACTGGGGCACCCTGGAGTTCGACTACGGCCGCCGTGAGGTCCGCAACTTCCTCGTCGCCAACGCCACCTACTGGTGCGAGGAGTTCCACATCGACGGCCTGCGCGTCGACGCCGTGGCCTCCATGCTCTACCTCGACTACTCCCGCGAACCCGGCCAGTGGGTCCCCAACGAGCACGGCGGCCGCGAGAACCTGGACGCGGTGGCCTTCCTCCAGGAGATGAACGCCACCGTCTACCGCCGTAACCCCGGCGTGGTCACCGTCGCCGAGGAGTCCACCGCCTGGGACGGCGTCACCCGGGCCACCCACCACACCGGTCCCGGAGGCTTCGGCGGTCTGGGGTTCGGGCTGAAGTGGAACATGGGGTGGATGCACGACTCGCTGGACTACGTGTCCCACGACCCGGTGCACCGCAAGTACCACCACGACGAGATGACCTTCTCGATGGTGTACGCCTACAGCGAGAACTACGTCCTGCCGATCTCCCACGACGAGGTCGTGCACGGCAAACGCTCGCTCGTCTCCAAGATGCCCGGCGACTGGTGGCAGCAGCGCGCCAACCTCCGCGCCTACCTCGCCTTCATGTGGGCCCACCCCGGCAAGCAACTCCTCTTCATGGGGCAGGAGTTCGCCCAGGGCGCCGAGTGGTCCGAGGCCCACGGCCCCGACTGGTGGCTGCTGGACCCCGCCTACGGCGCCGAACCGGACCACCGTGGTGTGCGGGACCTCGTCCGCGACCTCAACGCCCGCTACCGCGGCGAACCCGCGCTGTGGGAACGCGACACCGACCCGTCCGGCTTCGCCTGGATCACCGGTGACTCCGCCGACGACAACGTCTTCGCCTTCCTGCGCCACGCCGCCGACGGCACACCGCTCCTCGCCGTCTCCCACTTCTCCCCCGCCGTCCGCCACGGCTACCGCCTCGGCGTCCCCGAGGACATCCCGGCCTGGCACGAGATCCTCAACACCGACACCGCCCGCTACGGCGGCGGCGACATCACCAACCCCGACCCCGTCAAACCGGAATCCACGCCCTGGCACGGGCGCGCGGCCAGCATCCGGCTGACGCTGCCGCCCCTCGCGACGGTGTGGCTGCGGCCCGCATAG
- a CDS encoding maltokinase N-terminal cap-like domain-containing protein, which yields MSEAVTRTAPTGPGLLASLDPLLRTWLPRQRWFAGKGRPVTGLSLVTATELLPANGPLGLHHLLVRAHQPPVPGAPAVPGDCYQLLIGVREALPPRLAPALIGHLSEGPLSGHTVYEALYDPQPADVLLEALRSRARIGGLRFERDTGQEIRPGLVPRMMTAEQSNSSVVYGDTFILKLLRRVVPGVNPDLELPLALAREGCARVPAPTAWLRAELSGQSYVLGVLQPFVQGASDGWELALRELAKGEDFVAEARALGRATAEVHTALARALPVVSLGHAQVRPLVDAMAERLDAAAQAVPVLRPHAPGLRTAFEALADLSAEGHTWTAQRIHGDLHLGQCLRSPDGEWSLIDFEGEPSKPLAERRMPQPPARDIAGMLRSFDYAAHSVPQAPGASGTPPESGWADTCRAAYCTGYAEVSGLDPRTDPVLLRAFETDKAVYEVVYEARHRPDWLPVPLAAVRRLASSP from the coding sequence ATGTCGGAAGCCGTCACACGCACCGCACCCACAGGTCCCGGCCTTCTGGCGTCCCTCGATCCGCTGCTGCGCACCTGGCTGCCGCGGCAGCGCTGGTTCGCCGGCAAGGGACGGCCCGTCACCGGCCTCTCGCTGGTCACCGCCACCGAGTTGCTCCCGGCGAACGGCCCGCTCGGCCTCCACCACCTGCTGGTGCGCGCCCACCAGCCGCCCGTGCCGGGTGCCCCGGCCGTCCCCGGCGACTGCTACCAGTTACTGATAGGCGTACGCGAGGCGCTGCCGCCCCGGCTTGCGCCCGCGCTGATCGGACACCTGAGCGAGGGACCGCTCTCCGGACACACCGTGTACGAGGCCCTCTACGACCCCCAGCCCGCCGATGTGCTCCTGGAAGCCCTGCGCTCCCGGGCCCGCATCGGCGGACTGCGTTTCGAGCGGGACACCGGGCAGGAGATACGGCCCGGTCTCGTACCGCGGATGATGACCGCCGAGCAGTCCAACTCGTCCGTGGTCTACGGGGACACGTTCATCCTCAAGCTGCTGCGCCGGGTCGTTCCCGGGGTCAACCCCGACCTCGAACTGCCGCTGGCCCTGGCCCGCGAGGGCTGCGCCCGGGTTCCGGCCCCCACCGCCTGGCTGCGGGCCGAACTGTCCGGGCAGTCGTATGTCCTGGGCGTGCTCCAGCCGTTCGTGCAGGGCGCCTCGGACGGCTGGGAGCTGGCGCTGCGCGAGCTCGCCAAGGGCGAGGACTTCGTCGCCGAGGCGCGGGCACTGGGGCGCGCCACCGCCGAGGTGCACACGGCACTGGCCCGCGCGCTGCCCGTGGTGTCCCTGGGCCACGCCCAGGTGAGGCCGCTGGTCGACGCGATGGCCGAGCGGCTGGACGCCGCCGCGCAGGCGGTGCCCGTGTTACGGCCCCACGCACCCGGTCTGCGGACCGCGTTCGAGGCGCTGGCGGATCTGTCCGCCGAGGGTCACACGTGGACGGCCCAGCGCATCCACGGCGATCTGCATCTCGGCCAGTGTCTGCGCTCCCCGGACGGGGAGTGGTCGCTCATCGACTTCGAGGGCGAACCGTCGAAACCGCTCGCCGAGCGCCGTATGCCCCAGCCCCCGGCACGCGACATCGCGGGCATGCTCCGCTCCTTCGACTACGCGGCCCACTCCGTGCCCCAGGCGCCCGGTGCCTCAGGGACACCACCGGAGTCCGGCTGGGCCGACACCTGCCGGGCCGCCTACTGCACCGGATACGCCGAGGTCAGCGGCCTCGACCCGCGCACGGATCCCGTACTGCTGCGTGCCTTCGAGACGGACAAGGCCGTGTACGAGGTCGTGTACGAGGCCCGGCACCGCCCGGACTGGCTGCCGGTTCCGCTGGCGGCGGTACGGCGGCTGGCCTCGTCTCCCTGA